One segment of Synchiropus splendidus isolate RoL2022-P1 chromosome 4, RoL_Sspl_1.0, whole genome shotgun sequence DNA contains the following:
- the LOC128757567 gene encoding protein S100-A1-like: MPSELETAMESLITVFHRYASRDGKTGTLNRRELRELMENELSNFLRSQKDPAAVDKIMKDLDANGDGQVDFEEFVSLVVGLSIACEQCYQMHMKKTGRK, from the exons ATGCCTTCTGAGCTGGAAACAGCCATGGAGTCCCTCATCACAGTCTTCCATCGGTATGCCTCGCGTGATGGAAAGACTGGAACGCTCAACCGACGAGAGCTTCGAGAGCTGATGGAGAACGAGCTGTCAAACTTTCTGAGG TCACAGAAGGACCCGGCTGCCGTGGACAAGATAATGAAGGACCTGGACGCTAACGGCGACGGCCAGGTCGACTTTGAGGAGTTTGTGTCTCTGGTGGTTGGACTGTCGATCGCCTGTGAGCAGTGTTATCAGATGCACATGAAGAAGACGGGACGGAAGTAA
- the LOC128757802 gene encoding protein S100-G-like, protein MQSPQDQKKHAIELFIKHASKDGDGTSMTKDELREMFKSLHVLNHIDLDAMMKCLDKDGDNLVSLEEFTSVIEVQKK, encoded by the exons ATGCAGTCTCCGCAAGACCAGAAGAAGCATGCCATCGAGCTCTTCATCAAACACGCCAGCAAGGATGGTGACGGCACATCCATGACCAAGGACGAACTCAGGGAAATGTTCAAGAGTCTGCAC GTGCTGAACCACATCGACCTTGATGCGATGATGAAATGTCTGGACAAAGATGGAGACAACCTCGTGAGCCTGGAAGAGTTCACCAGCGTCATCGAAGTGCAGAAGAAATGA